One genomic window of Tachypleus tridentatus isolate NWPU-2018 chromosome 12, ASM421037v1, whole genome shotgun sequence includes the following:
- the LOC143235264 gene encoding alpha-tocopherol transfer protein-like, translated as MEKPEWRARDIQALREMLQEEPNLIVPSDDNFLLRFLRARKFDYDRAFRLIKQYYILRDNNPELFKDFVPSALKDVFSANLEGFLQHRDSEGHAIFVIRGGIWDPAKHSANDIYRANLLCLEKAIEDPATQINGIIALLDLKEFGFHHIRQMSPAHCRRMVLLIQNCFPGRFKGIHIINEPAVFDILFALVKPFLSEKLKNRVCDFFSSEIPVEFGYATL; from the exons ATGGAGAAACCAGAATGGAGAGCTCGTGATATCCAAGCGCTCAGAGAAATGTTGCAGG AAGAACCTAATTTGATTGTGCCATCAGATGACAACTTTCTGCTTCGATTTCTAAGAGCTCgaaagtttgattatgaccgtGCCTTCAGACTcataaaacagtattatatactACGTGACAACAATCCTGAGCTTTTCAAAGATTTTGTGCCTTCTGCCCTGAAAGATGTGTTTAGTGCTAACCTTGAAGGATTCTTACAACATCGTGATAGCGAGGGTCATGCCATCTTCGTAATCAGAGGGG GTATTTGGGATCCAGCAAAACATTCAGCTAATGACATCTATAGGGCTAACCTTTTGTGTCTTGAAAAGGCAATTGAAGATCCTGCCACTCAAATCAATGGTATTATTGCACTGCTTGACCTCAAAGAGTTTGGTTTTCATCACATCAGACAGATGAGTCCAGCACATTGTCGAAGGATGGTGCTTCTAATACAG AACTGTTTCCCGGGTCGGTTTAAAGGGATCCACATAATCAATGAACCAGCAGTGTTTGATATCTTGTTTGCACTGGTGAAACCATTTCTTAGTGAAAAGCTGAAAAATCGggtatgtgattttttttcttcagaaatacCAGTAGAGTTTGGGTATGCTACACTATAA